The Pyrodictium delaneyi genome contains a region encoding:
- a CDS encoding nucleoside triphosphate pyrophosphohydrolase: protein MVCWKLVRNGIGRELESQEGVAVYRVSGGELEALLRAKIVEEAMELAESGSLEEAADLLEALREWLRLRGLALEDALRAADEKRRQRGGFSGGYVAVWLDREVC from the coding sequence TTGGTGTGCTGGAAGCTTGTCCGCAACGGTATAGGCCGGGAGCTTGAGAGCCAGGAGGGTGTGGCGGTTTACCGTGTCTCTGGCGGGGAGCTCGAGGCGCTGCTACGGGCTAAGATCGTGGAGGAGGCGATGGAGCTGGCTGAGTCAGGGTCTCTAGAGGAGGCTGCCGACCTCCTGGAGGCTCTGCGTGAATGGCTCCGTTTGAGAGGGCTGGCGCTGGAGGACGCTCTGAGGGCTGCTGACGAGAAGAGGAGGCAGCGTGGCGGGTTTTCTGGTGGCTATGTGGCTGTGTGGCTTGATAGGGAGGTGTGCTAG
- a CDS encoding sulfite exporter TauE/SafE family protein yields the protein MNPVEPLAIGFAAGFLGTLLGIGGGSIMVPLLVLLGVDIKRAVPASLVAILGTSLGGLRRLHSRGLVDPRMAVFLESASITGAVVGVEILGRLESRLLTLLLGLILLVSAVGFTALKRLSAGQGWERLSDIPVWRLALGWLVSLVAGLVSAVFGVGGGVLKVPLLVLVLGFSVHAAVATSKLMVGITALTGVVGHALAGRVDPMLSLLLLVGTYTGATVSARLLLRVRAKTLRLIAALYYLAMGLYMVYRGLTG from the coding sequence TTGAACCCGGTAGAGCCACTAGCGATAGGATTCGCGGCGGGTTTTCTCGGGACCCTCCTGGGGATCGGCGGCGGCAGTATAATGGTGCCGTTGCTGGTCCTCCTCGGCGTAGATATCAAGAGGGCGGTGCCAGCTAGCCTAGTAGCTATACTGGGTACTAGCCTCGGCGGGCTCCGCCGCCTCCACAGCCGCGGGCTCGTAGACCCCCGGATGGCGGTGTTCCTCGAATCGGCCTCTATAACCGGGGCAGTCGTCGGTGTAGAGATCCTAGGTAGACTCGAGAGCCGCCTACTCACCCTCCTGCTTGGCCTAATACTCCTTGTGTCGGCTGTAGGGTTCACGGCCCTCAAGAGGCTCAGTGCGGGACAAGGCTGGGAGAGATTGTCGGATATACCGGTCTGGAGGCTAGCCCTAGGCTGGCTCGTCTCCCTCGTGGCTGGACTAGTCTCGGCTGTCTTCGGGGTTGGGGGCGGCGTACTGAAAGTCCCCTTGCTAGTCCTTGTGCTGGGCTTTAGCGTCCACGCGGCCGTTGCCACGAGCAAGCTCATGGTAGGCATAACTGCGCTCACGGGAGTAGTCGGCCATGCCCTGGCTGGCCGCGTAGACCCCATGCTATCGCTGCTACTACTTGTCGGCACATATACCGGCGCGACGGTCTCTGCGAGACTGCTTCTCAGGGTGAGGGCTAAGACGCTAAGACTGATAGCAGCCCTATACTACCTGGCTATGGGCCTCTACATGGTCTATAGGGGGTTAACGGGATAG
- a CDS encoding methyltransferase, which yields MHVYEPAEDTWLALEVVRELIEANRGASLELCIDVGSGTGVLGLECGSKDVPYTLLLDVNPCAAYCSRLNAERRGMDTLLDVAQCDGLSCIRCPGRRFLVVYNTPYLPVDDGDLEGLAWSGGIREAERLARYAGSCPRLGCIVLVYSSLSGSDKEVLKTLREAGVAVERRSLHIFFEDIVVVYGCRKRGLG from the coding sequence GTGCATGTATATGAGCCGGCGGAAGATACGTGGCTAGCACTAGAAGTGGTAAGAGAGCTGATAGAGGCTAATCGCGGGGCTAGTTTAGAGCTGTGCATAGATGTTGGCTCTGGAACCGGCGTGCTAGGCTTAGAGTGTGGCTCTAAGGATGTCCCCTACACTCTTCTCCTGGATGTGAATCCTTGCGCAGCCTACTGTAGCAGACTGAACGCTGAAAGACGTGGCATGGATACTCTCCTAGACGTGGCTCAGTGTGATGGTCTGTCGTGTATTCGTTGCCCTGGTAGACGGTTTTTGGTAGTATACAACACGCCGTACCTTCCAGTAGATGATGGAGACTTGGAGGGACTTGCGTGGAGTGGTGGTATACGTGAGGCTGAAAGACTGGCTCGCTATGCCGGGAGCTGTCCGAGGCTCGGTTGTATCGTGCTTGTCTACTCTTCGCTTAGTGGAAGCGATAAAGAAGTACTAAAGACTCTCCGAGAGGCCGGAGTAGCTGTAGAGAGAAGGAGCTTGCACATATTCTTTGAGGATATAGTGGTGGTGTACGGTTGCAGGAAGAGAGGGTTAGGATAA
- a CDS encoding DUF655 domain-containing protein, whose product MQQRRARRRRKGGGRPYEEYAYVLDYLPMGNPTDRHPWHRNKPVIQLVGEDYFILMEASPRHGAQLEVGERVYVGPVAEMRDKVFRVEADIEYDDLTGFAKETLPSIIEQIVKKKEPVFVEFFNIAGPITLRFHSLELLPGVGKKTVMKIIEAREREPFKSYEDIRNQVHIDPVKVISERIVEELKGGQKYYLFVKPPRRELEQPVKPLFLNYLGTIYAKLGRQLLGAEEASSGEGAA is encoded by the coding sequence ATGCAGCAGCGTAGAGCAAGGCGGCGACGTAAGGGCGGCGGCAGGCCCTACGAAGAGTACGCCTATGTCCTTGACTACCTGCCTATGGGTAACCCTACGGATAGGCATCCATGGCACCGGAATAAGCCGGTTATACAGCTGGTCGGTGAGGACTACTTCATACTTATGGAGGCGTCGCCCCGGCATGGTGCGCAGCTAGAAGTTGGTGAGAGAGTATATGTAGGCCCCGTAGCGGAGATGCGTGATAAAGTGTTTCGTGTAGAGGCCGATATAGAGTATGACGACTTGACTGGATTTGCCAAAGAGACGCTTCCGAGCATTATAGAGCAGATTGTGAAGAAGAAGGAGCCAGTATTCGTGGAGTTCTTCAACATAGCTGGCCCGATAACTCTAAGGTTCCATAGCCTTGAGCTGCTACCGGGTGTCGGGAAGAAGACCGTGATGAAGATTATTGAGGCACGCGAGCGCGAGCCTTTCAAGAGCTACGAGGATATAAGAAACCAGGTTCACATAGATCCTGTGAAGGTGATTAGTGAACGCATAGTAGAGGAGCTCAAGGGTGGGCAGAAGTACTATCTCTTCGTAAAGCCTCCGAGAAGAGAGCTAGAGCAACCAGTCAAGCCCTTATTCCTAAACTACCTAGGCACGATATATGCTAAGCTTGGGAGGCAGCTTCTAGGCGCGGAGGAAGCAAGCAGCGGTGAGGGAGCTGCATAG
- the rsmA gene encoding 16S rRNA (adenine(1518)-N(6)/adenine(1519)-N(6))-dimethyltransferase RsmA: protein MRELHRASKKLGQNFLTARWVAREFARWACSFRTLLEVGVGTGFLTSEILRQCRPQLLIGIEVDARLLDWLASLSFFEPRFAPLHGDALSPPLVLNRVDAVYGSIPYNITGPLLSLLAVEAQKPAMLLLQREVVDRLAARPGSKQYGRISVLVQLVYKVRPGKVVPPSAFRPRPKVFSRIVVLEPRDDRPPRDMLRRLEEVTRCIFSERNKRAVKVASKCLGLDRDTLEERVGERRVYELSPEEFYMLLSLGT from the coding sequence GTGAGGGAGCTGCATAGAGCCTCCAAGAAGCTTGGTCAGAATTTCCTAACAGCGCGGTGGGTTGCAAGAGAATTTGCCCGATGGGCGTGTAGTTTTAGAACACTCCTAGAGGTAGGAGTTGGTACCGGATTTCTCACATCCGAGATACTAAGGCAGTGTAGGCCGCAGCTCCTTATAGGAATAGAGGTTGACGCGAGACTTCTAGATTGGCTTGCAAGTCTCTCCTTCTTCGAGCCCCGGTTCGCTCCGCTACATGGAGATGCCTTGAGTCCACCACTCGTCCTCAACCGGGTAGACGCGGTATATGGGAGTATACCGTATAACATAACCGGACCACTTCTATCATTGCTGGCAGTAGAGGCCCAAAAGCCGGCAATGCTACTGTTGCAGAGGGAAGTCGTAGATAGGCTTGCGGCAAGACCTGGAAGTAAGCAGTATGGAAGGATATCAGTGCTAGTTCAGCTAGTCTACAAAGTTAGGCCGGGCAAGGTGGTCCCACCGTCAGCCTTCCGTCCAAGGCCTAAGGTCTTCTCGAGAATAGTCGTCCTAGAGCCGAGAGATGATCGTCCACCTAGAGATATGCTTCGCCGGCTCGAGGAAGTGACTAGGTGTATATTCTCTGAGAGGAACAAGAGGGCAGTAAAGGTCGCGAGTAAGTGTCTAGGTCTAGACCGCGACACGTTGGAGGAGAGAGTTGGCGAGCGTCGGGTCTATGAGCTCTCTCCTGAGGAGTTCTACATGCTTCTCAGCCTGGGCACTTGA
- a CDS encoding CBS domain-containing protein, protein MPSIRARDLIRDTHPVYASPETSIREAARLMAEHNVGSIPVVDREGRLVGIFTERDLTRLVARGESLEKPLKEAMTPNPVTAHPDDPLPLLAYKMMEHNIRHIPVVDEHGKLLGVVSIRRVLRHMLPREEWP, encoded by the coding sequence GTGCCCTCGATCCGCGCACGGGATCTAATCCGGGACACACACCCCGTCTACGCGAGCCCCGAGACAAGCATAAGGGAGGCCGCAAGGCTCATGGCCGAGCATAATGTCGGCAGCATACCTGTAGTGGACAGGGAAGGTAGGCTCGTAGGGATATTCACTGAGCGCGACCTCACACGACTAGTAGCCAGAGGCGAGAGCCTAGAAAAGCCGCTAAAGGAGGCTATGACCCCGAATCCTGTTACAGCACACCCCGACGATCCCCTCCCGCTCTTGGCCTACAAGATGATGGAACACAACATACGCCACATCCCGGTTGTAGACGAGCACGGCAAACTGCTAGGAGTGGTGAGCATACGCCGCGTACTACGCCACATGCTACCCCGAGAGGAGTGGCCCTAG
- a CDS encoding aldehyde ferredoxin oxidoreductase N-terminal domain-containing protein, with protein MLRFLRVDVASGSARLVEASMPGVLGPVDYGVKLHMEAGSYGYPVFSPRNLVVAGCGPFAGGRVFGAHRMALVFRSPVTRGLHVSTVGGVCYRFIATGVHGIVVEGWREEPVVIVVKGKAGGSVEARVEEIGWETLWTIWRGYKGFRGTRALAAYLLEQYGKELPRAGVLVVGPAAARTIMAGVFSFDVEHGRPGGVVDSASRGGAGSVLLQGHGVAAIVYGGEYDMSRDNPRLRDTRLLDELSRRVMGKSYIGAVEQATVKYRYDPRLGTGGTFGVNYVHYRDLLPFFGFNTVYLSKAARSKLVDMVLEELWRPVQRDVFEQPGAKPWRTCGEPCPAACKKLWRGVKIDYEPSNALGPFSGVLRAEDMASLVELADELGIDAIEAGHIVAWLFDLLQRGMLSPSDLGLQGRPVFDPLVYRVEHDSRANAEAARRILEGLVEQRGWLLSLIATRGLRAAAHVLNLRYSGRVYMYRTGYQDVAVYSAYGGQGYMTPNLYWSPGLVAPVPVPGRYWTVYSPSFASPEELAEAVLDRMIAEYLVDNAGFCRFHRRWVERLLEHLYHELLGLEVDLRKHALETLRVIVRYQILAGAEPRPWESRKTVDMIAGIALELGDREWGPRIAEDPASAREWWSRFREKLWGLLGLGGEEAGG; from the coding sequence GTGCTACGGTTTCTCCGCGTGGACGTGGCCTCGGGATCCGCGAGGCTCGTTGAGGCTAGTATGCCAGGTGTGCTCGGCCCTGTGGACTATGGCGTAAAGCTGCATATGGAGGCCGGGAGCTACGGCTACCCAGTGTTCTCGCCCCGGAACCTAGTTGTAGCAGGCTGCGGCCCCTTTGCGGGCGGCCGGGTGTTCGGGGCCCATAGGATGGCGCTAGTGTTCCGTAGCCCTGTCACCCGCGGGCTCCATGTAAGCACGGTGGGTGGTGTCTGCTACCGCTTCATAGCAACAGGCGTCCACGGTATAGTGGTCGAGGGGTGGCGCGAAGAGCCTGTGGTCATAGTGGTCAAGGGTAAAGCTGGGGGCTCTGTAGAGGCGCGAGTCGAGGAGATCGGGTGGGAAACCCTCTGGACCATATGGAGGGGCTACAAGGGCTTCCGTGGGACCCGAGCGCTCGCAGCCTACCTGCTAGAGCAGTACGGCAAGGAGCTCCCCCGGGCTGGCGTCCTGGTGGTAGGGCCGGCGGCAGCTCGGACGATAATGGCCGGGGTGTTCAGCTTCGACGTCGAGCATGGCCGGCCTGGAGGAGTAGTGGACTCTGCTAGCCGGGGCGGCGCGGGAAGTGTCCTGCTACAAGGCCATGGCGTTGCTGCTATAGTGTACGGCGGCGAATACGACATGTCCCGGGATAACCCCCGGCTACGCGATACAAGGCTCCTTGATGAACTCTCTCGCCGTGTGATGGGCAAGAGCTACATTGGAGCGGTGGAACAGGCTACGGTGAAGTACAGGTACGATCCTCGGCTCGGCACAGGGGGTACGTTTGGCGTAAACTATGTCCATTACCGGGATCTTCTTCCCTTCTTCGGTTTCAACACGGTATACCTCTCTAAGGCTGCTCGTAGCAAGCTAGTCGACATGGTGCTTGAGGAGCTATGGAGGCCTGTGCAGCGCGACGTCTTCGAGCAGCCTGGCGCCAAGCCCTGGAGGACGTGTGGTGAGCCGTGCCCGGCAGCATGTAAGAAGCTGTGGAGAGGCGTGAAGATAGACTATGAGCCCTCTAACGCTCTCGGCCCGTTCTCTGGCGTGCTCAGAGCCGAGGATATGGCGAGCCTAGTAGAGCTGGCAGACGAGCTAGGAATCGACGCCATCGAAGCTGGCCATATAGTGGCATGGCTTTTCGACCTTCTGCAGCGCGGTATGCTGAGTCCCAGTGATCTCGGGCTCCAGGGGCGCCCTGTATTTGATCCACTCGTATACCGGGTAGAGCACGATAGCAGGGCTAACGCCGAGGCAGCCCGTAGAATCCTTGAGGGCCTCGTGGAGCAGCGTGGCTGGCTTCTCTCGCTCATAGCGACGCGAGGGCTCCGTGCGGCAGCACACGTGCTTAACCTCCGGTATAGTGGCAGGGTCTACATGTACCGGACAGGCTACCAAGACGTGGCAGTCTACTCCGCCTACGGCGGGCAGGGCTACATGACGCCGAACCTCTACTGGAGTCCGGGCCTTGTAGCACCGGTACCTGTCCCTGGTAGGTACTGGACAGTCTATAGCCCGAGCTTTGCCTCGCCCGAGGAGCTGGCAGAAGCAGTTCTCGACAGGATGATAGCTGAGTATCTGGTCGACAACGCGGGGTTCTGCAGGTTCCACCGACGCTGGGTCGAGAGGCTCCTTGAGCACCTCTACCATGAGCTACTAGGTCTAGAGGTGGATCTCCGTAAGCACGCGCTCGAGACGCTCCGTGTTATAGTTAGGTACCAGATCCTGGCAGGCGCGGAGCCCAGGCCCTGGGAGAGTAGAAAGACGGTAGACATGATCGCGGGTATCGCGCTGGAGCTTGGCGACCGCGAGTGGGGTCCTCGGATAGCCGAGGATCCTGCATCAGCTCGAGAGTGGTGGAGCCGGTTCCGTGAAAAGCTGTGGGGCCTACTAGGCCTTGGCGGCGAGGAAGCTGGAGGCTAG
- a CDS encoding 50S ribosomal protein L21e, whose product MKASRGFRHRTRKLLRKHIRERGAVPPLSLLMHEYKPGDKVYIIINPSVMKGMPHRRYHGKVATVVGKRGKAYIVQLKVGSKIKTLIVRPEHLRPVPPEALTPPKEKKR is encoded by the coding sequence GTGAAAGCGTCTAGGGGCTTTAGGCACCGTACTAGAAAGCTGCTACGTAAGCATATACGTGAGCGTGGCGCAGTTCCGCCTCTCAGCCTACTAATGCACGAGTACAAGCCTGGCGACAAGGTCTACATAATAATCAATCCCTCGGTTATGAAGGGTATGCCGCACCGCCGCTACCACGGCAAGGTAGCTACAGTCGTGGGTAAGAGAGGTAAGGCGTACATAGTACAGCTAAAGGTTGGTAGCAAGATAAAGACGCTCATAGTTAGGCCTGAGCACCTACGCCCTGTACCACCCGAGGCACTGACACCACCAAAAGAGAAGAAGAGATGA
- a CDS encoding hemerythrin domain-containing protein produces MTRHVVDGLVEDHDHILQALDLFVESVNLLEQGRLSPDVVEGLIDFLSNFADQCHHGKEELVLFPVLEKRGIPLHGGPIGVMVCEHGIGRYLLRNARGVLDRLRRGEHSAIEDLRRYAESYRELLIQHIDKENNVLFPMAKQVIAEGELVEEAEEVEKGHRHEEMLRKLDELRRIIEAARSNG; encoded by the coding sequence ATGACCAGACATGTTGTGGATGGGCTAGTCGAAGATCATGACCATATACTCCAGGCTCTCGACCTCTTCGTGGAGTCCGTGAATCTGCTTGAGCAGGGAAGACTTAGCCCCGACGTTGTGGAGGGCTTGATAGACTTTCTCTCAAACTTCGCTGATCAGTGCCATCACGGTAAGGAAGAGCTGGTTCTCTTCCCGGTTCTTGAAAAGCGCGGCATACCACTCCATGGCGGCCCGATAGGCGTCATGGTGTGCGAGCATGGTATTGGAAGATACCTATTGCGCAATGCCAGGGGTGTTCTTGACCGGTTGAGGAGGGGTGAACATAGCGCCATAGAGGATCTAAGGAGGTATGCTGAATCGTATAGAGAGTTGCTTATCCAGCACATAGACAAGGAGAATAACGTACTCTTCCCTATGGCTAAGCAGGTTATCGCCGAAGGCGAGCTAGTAGAGGAAGCTGAGGAGGTAGAGAAAGGACACAGACACGAAGAGATGCTTAGGAAGCTAGATGAGCTACGGAGGATCATTGAGGCGGCCAGATCGAATGGCTGA
- a CDS encoding tRNA pseudouridine(54/55) synthase Pus10: MGGAGKTVEKREETEISGALVEELASVEYIVEKAYRILREYPLCDYCLGRMFALLGRGWGNAERGEALKRLIVMALHAGIREGSEASRRVLSETAANIGSVAEGLYSEIHGGKLERRSCYLCGSRLPRLFDEAASRAVEMLASMDVGNFLVAARVDPKLREREDEIKRRFGLVYAESIASEVKREVSKRLQRLTGLQPEFGTPDVVIEVGVPEGNVTIHVMPLLLRGRYWKIARRVSQSAWITRYGERRYPFSVEDSFFVLAEVMDADDVVLHASGREDADARMLGLGRPFIVELKRARRRCFATSFIESIVNRYASGLVEVILEGRALRREVSEIKGEHSKRSKIYKALVVVSREVTDEELRGLEEFFAGASIRQRTPRRVRHRRPDIVRERIVFSVKTRRIASNVFEALIVAEGGLYIKELVSGDGGDTSPSFAEYLDAEAYCAELDVLGVVESTPQHPKRI; the protein is encoded by the coding sequence ATGGGCGGTGCTGGCAAGACTGTAGAGAAGAGAGAAGAGACCGAGATTAGCGGTGCATTAGTAGAGGAGCTGGCTAGTGTTGAGTACATAGTCGAAAAGGCCTATAGAATTCTCCGGGAGTATCCGCTCTGCGACTACTGCCTAGGTAGGATGTTTGCACTACTCGGTAGGGGTTGGGGCAACGCTGAGAGAGGAGAAGCGCTGAAACGTCTCATCGTAATGGCGCTCCATGCCGGTATACGTGAGGGCAGTGAGGCGAGTCGTAGAGTTCTTAGCGAGACGGCTGCTAATATTGGCTCGGTCGCTGAGGGACTCTATAGTGAAATACATGGAGGAAAACTAGAGCGTAGGAGCTGCTACTTATGCGGCTCGAGGCTCCCCCGACTCTTTGACGAAGCTGCTTCACGTGCGGTAGAAATGCTGGCCAGTATGGATGTTGGTAACTTCCTTGTAGCTGCTAGGGTGGACCCGAAGCTGCGGGAGCGCGAGGATGAGATTAAGAGGCGCTTTGGTCTAGTCTATGCGGAGTCGATAGCTTCTGAGGTGAAAAGAGAGGTCAGCAAAAGGCTTCAGAGGCTAACGGGGCTCCAGCCAGAATTTGGTACTCCAGATGTAGTGATTGAGGTCGGAGTCCCCGAGGGCAATGTAACTATACATGTTATGCCTCTGCTCCTGCGGGGGAGGTACTGGAAGATAGCTCGGCGTGTCTCACAATCTGCATGGATAACGCGGTACGGTGAGCGCCGTTATCCGTTCAGCGTCGAGGACTCGTTCTTCGTCCTAGCTGAGGTAATGGATGCAGATGATGTTGTGCTGCACGCGTCTGGCAGAGAAGATGCAGACGCTAGAATGCTTGGGCTCGGAAGACCCTTCATAGTGGAGCTGAAGAGGGCTAGACGCAGATGCTTTGCTACAAGCTTCATAGAGTCGATAGTCAACCGCTATGCTTCGGGCCTAGTAGAGGTCATCCTAGAGGGTAGGGCACTTCGCAGAGAGGTATCAGAGATCAAGGGCGAGCATTCTAAGAGGTCGAAGATATATAAAGCGTTAGTTGTCGTCTCCAGGGAGGTAACCGATGAGGAGTTACGTGGCCTAGAGGAGTTCTTCGCTGGAGCGTCAATACGGCAGCGGACCCCGCGTAGGGTGAGACATCGGAGACCGGATATAGTCCGTGAAAGGATAGTGTTTAGTGTCAAGACCAGGCGTATAGCTAGCAATGTGTTCGAGGCCCTAATAGTTGCTGAGGGAGGCCTCTACATCAAGGAGCTTGTGAGCGGCGATGGAGGTGATACGAGCCCCAGCTTCGCCGAATACCTTGACGCGGAGGCCTACTGTGCAGAACTCGATGTACTCGGCGTAGTAGAGTCTACTCCGCAACACCCTAAGAGGATATAA
- a CDS encoding signal recognition particle protein Srp54: MPGLDDLRKAVGRLLKRSGPYEAIVKEYIRDIQRALISADVNVRLVFDLTKRIRERALREQPPPGVSRREWLVKVTYDELVKLFGGDDEPEVKPPYTPYVIMMVGVQGSGKTTTVGKLAKFYRSMGYKVGVVAADTYRPGAYEQLRQLADRVGAMFYGEPDSKDPVSIARRGVEELKKRGADIIIVDTAGRHGYGEEEALLKEMQDIAAAVKPDEVMLVIDAAMGQKSYDLAKRFHEATPIGSIVVTKMDGTAKGGGALSAVAATGARIKFIGTGEDVDEFEVFRPRRFVARLLGMGDLESLLERIERLQGVEEFEKTVAEMVAGKITFRVLYRQLEQMRKLGPFRKVLQMIPGFSTMLDSFDEAAKVSEEKMRKWMSIMNSMTYDELDNPELLEQRSRVKRIAIGAGVEVSDVRELYNYYKTVKRMMRQLRKRKDILERFAKMGRLPG, encoded by the coding sequence ATGCCGGGTCTCGACGACCTGCGGAAGGCTGTCGGCCGGCTGCTGAAGCGCAGCGGGCCCTACGAGGCAATAGTGAAGGAGTATATACGTGATATACAGCGTGCTCTAATCTCTGCTGACGTCAATGTACGTCTTGTATTTGATCTCACTAAGAGGATACGCGAGCGTGCCCTCAGGGAGCAGCCGCCGCCCGGTGTTAGTAGACGAGAGTGGCTAGTCAAGGTAACTTATGACGAGTTGGTAAAACTCTTTGGCGGTGATGATGAACCTGAGGTAAAGCCGCCATATACTCCATACGTGATCATGATGGTAGGTGTACAGGGTAGTGGTAAGACAACCACGGTGGGTAAGCTGGCAAAGTTCTACAGGTCTATGGGCTACAAGGTGGGCGTGGTCGCGGCTGATACTTACCGGCCTGGTGCCTACGAGCAGCTTCGCCAGTTGGCCGACCGCGTCGGGGCAATGTTCTACGGGGAGCCCGACTCCAAGGATCCTGTCTCTATAGCCCGGAGGGGCGTAGAGGAGCTAAAGAAGAGAGGGGCAGACATAATCATTGTCGATACTGCTGGACGCCATGGTTACGGTGAAGAAGAGGCTCTGCTAAAGGAGATGCAAGACATAGCGGCAGCTGTAAAGCCGGACGAGGTTATGCTAGTCATAGACGCCGCTATGGGGCAGAAGAGCTATGACCTGGCTAAGCGATTCCATGAAGCAACGCCTATAGGAAGCATAGTAGTGACGAAGATGGATGGTACTGCTAAGGGTGGAGGAGCCCTCTCAGCAGTAGCTGCTACCGGTGCAAGGATAAAATTCATCGGTACAGGTGAGGATGTTGATGAATTTGAGGTATTTAGACCGCGTCGCTTCGTAGCACGGCTCCTTGGTATGGGTGACCTCGAGTCACTTCTAGAGAGGATAGAGAGACTACAGGGAGTTGAAGAGTTCGAGAAAACAGTGGCCGAGATGGTTGCCGGCAAGATAACATTCCGGGTACTCTATAGGCAGCTCGAGCAGATGAGGAAGCTAGGCCCCTTCAGGAAGGTGCTTCAAATGATACCTGGCTTCTCTACTATGTTAGACTCGTTCGATGAGGCAGCTAAGGTTAGCGAGGAGAAAATGAGAAAATGGATGAGCATAATGAATTCTATGACCTACGATGAGCTCGATAACCCGGAGCTTTTAGAGCAGCGTAGCCGCGTCAAGAGAATAGCTATTGGAGCTGGGGTAGAAGTAAGCGATGTACGCGAGCTGTATAACTACTACAAGACGGTTAAGAGAATGATGAGGCAGCTCCGGAAGAGGAAGGATATACTTGAGCGCTTCGCGAAAATGGGACGGCTGCCGGGTTAG
- a CDS encoding translation initiation factor IF-5A: protein MSVTYATLGELRVGSYIVIDGEPCRIVEMSRAKTGKHGSAKAHVVAVCLFSGNKKTLTAPVDARVEVPIIDKRVGQVIADMGDMVQIMDMETFETFEVEKPSDEDLRAKLQPGVEVEYWVVMGKYMIMRVRGGQK, encoded by the coding sequence ATGAGCGTAACCTATGCGACTCTAGGCGAGCTACGCGTTGGCAGCTACATAGTTATCGATGGTGAGCCTTGTAGGATAGTTGAGATGAGCCGCGCCAAGACAGGTAAGCATGGTAGTGCTAAGGCCCATGTAGTAGCTGTATGTCTCTTCTCGGGCAACAAGAAGACTCTAACAGCACCCGTAGACGCACGTGTAGAGGTACCAATAATCGATAAGCGTGTAGGTCAGGTAATAGCCGACATGGGTGATATGGTACAGATAATGGATATGGAAACGTTTGAGACATTCGAGGTAGAGAAGCCTAGCGATGAAGACCTCCGCGCGAAGCTGCAGCCCGGTGTAGAGGTAGAGTACTGGGTCGTAATGGGTAAGTACATGATAATGCGTGTACGCGGTGGCCAGAAATAG